The segment GAGCCCAAACAGCAGATTCATATTCTGTACAGCTTGTCCACTTGCACCTTTTAATAAGTTGTCTGCTGCTGAATGAACAACGAGCATATCACCAACTTTCTCCAGTTGAATGAGACACTTGTTTGTATTCACCACTTGTTTTAAGAAAACAGCTTCTTTAATGACATGTGTAAATGCAGCATCTGCATAAAAATCTTCATACAGTTTATTCAATTCATCCAGATTCTTTTCACATTTCAATTGTGAGCTGATGAAAATGCCTCTTGTAAAATCACCACGCCATGGAACAAAGTTTACAGCAATATCGCTGTTGGGTTGTAATTGCAATAGTGATTCGCCGATCTCTCCGAGATGTTGATGCGTTAATGTTTTGTAGGCTTGAATATTATTTGCTCTCCAACTAAAATGGGATGTGGCGGACAAACTTTGTCCTGCACCTGTACTACCGGTGATGCCCGTTGTGTACACATCTTTCAACAGACCGGCTTTTGCCAATGGCAATAAACCAAGTTGAAGAGTTGTAGCAAAGCAACCAGGGTTAGCAATATTTTGTGCGGATTTAATTTGTTCTTTGTTCAGCTCAGGTAAACCGTAGACAAACTTGCGGTTACCAATTGTTGAACTGTTTGTTAACCGAAAATCATTGGCGAGATCAATTACTTTGATCTTTTCATTAATTGTATTCTCAGCCAAGAATTTTTTTGATTCACCATGACCAAGACAAAGGAATAATACATCAATATCGTTCGATAATTCACCTGTGAATTTGAGTTCAGTTTCACCAACAAGATCCTGGTGTACTTTATAAACAGGTTCACCTGCATTACTTCTGCTGTGAATAAATGATAATTCAGCAGAAGGATGATTGATCAACAAACGGATCAGCTCACCACCTGTATAACCTGCACCACCAATAATTCCTACTTTGATCTGCATGACTGATTATTTTTCGTTTTCTGCCTGCACCGAAGTCCAGATAGAAGTTTGATTGCCGAATATTTTTGAGAAGCCTCTCACATCATCACCGGTAAAGCCGGTGTTCATTTCACCATACTTGCCAAACTTGCTGCTCATAAGATCATATTTGCTATCGATACCAATTACCTGGAAACGGTAAGGCATCAGTTGTACAAATACATCACCTGTTACATTCTGCTGACTGCTGATGAAGTAAGCTTCAATATCACGCATAACAGGATCAAGAATTTGTCCTTCGTGCATCCAGTTACCGTAGAACTGTGCCAAGGTATCTTTCCATTGCAACTGCCATTTGGTAAGCACATGCTTTTCCAATGCATGATGTGCTTTCAAGATCACCATTGGTGCTGCTGCTTCAAAACCAACACGTCCTTTAATGCCGATGATGGTATCACCCACATGAATATCTCTTGCAATACCGTAAGCGCCGGCTATTGTTTGTAAATGATTGATCGCATCAACGGGATGATCGAACTGTTGATCGTTCACCGCTTTCAGTTCCCCTTTTTCAAAATGAAGTTTTACTTCTTCGCTTCCGTTTTTGGTTACTTGCGTAGGCCACGCTTCTTCGGGCAACATGCCTTTACTGTTGAGCGTTTCTTTACCGCCAATGCTGGTTCCCCACAGTCCTTTATTAATGGAGTAAGCTGCTTTTTCAAAATTCATTTCCACACCCTTGCTCTTGAGGTAAGAAATTTCTTCTTCCCGACTCAACTTCATATCACGAATAGGTGTGATGATCTCGACACCGGGAATCATAATGTGAAAGATCATATCGAAACGCACCTGGTCGTTACCAGCGCCAGTGCTGCCATGTGCAACTGCATCGGCGTTTAATTTCTTTGCATGTTCAGCAATGTGCAAGGCCTGGCTCAAACGCTCTGCGCTTACACTGAGCGGATATGTGTTATTCTTTAAACAGTTTCCGAATACAAGAAACTTAATGATGCGTTCGTAGTAGCCTTTTACTGCATCAACAGTGGTATGCGACTTTACACCCAGCTTGTAAGCATGTGCTTCGATCTTTTTTAATTCTTCTTCACTGAAGCCACCGGTGTTAACAATCACCGAATGAATTTCATAACCTTTTTCATCGCTGAGGTATTTGGCGCAGTAAGTAGTATCCAATCCACCACTAAAGCCGAGTACAATTTTTTTGTTTGCCATTGCTGAATAGAATTATTGAACGTAGAAGAGTGCGACGCAACAACAGATCAACTATGAACCGCTGCCGGCTACACCCAACTTATAAATGAAAAAAATATTGTAAGAATCTTTTTGCTTTGCTTTCGCCGCCGCCTTTATCTTCTTTGTCTTTGCGGAGGAATGGTTTTAATAATTTCCATTCTTTGAAACGCAACAAACGTTCAAAGCCTTTTTTATTTTCTTCGAAGTATTGTTTTGTTTCTTCAGGCTCGTAATGATCTTTTGGATCGTAAAGCATAGCAGTGCACATACAGTTTTTGCGCTCTTTGCTCGTGAGAATATCAAAGTTCACGCAGCTCTTGCAACCACTCCAGAATTCTTCATCCTGTGTTAACTCACTATAGGTAACAGGTTCGTAACCTAGGTCGGAATTAATTTTCATCACCGCCAGGCCAGTAGTTAAACCAAAGATCTTTGCTTCTGGGTATAGTTGCCTTGATAATTTGAAGATGCGTTCCTTGATCTGTTTTGCCACACCACTTTTTCTGAACGCAGGAGAAACGATCAATCCACTGTTTGCAACAAATGCACCATGGCTCCATGTTTCAATATAACAGAAGCCCACCCATGTGCCATCTTTTGTAAGAGCGATCACCGCTTTGCCTTCGTTCATTTTATTCGCCACATATTCCGGGCTACGTTTGGCAATACCTGTGCCTCTTGCTTTGGCACTTTGCTCCATTTCGTTGGTGATCGTTTCAGCATAGTGAGAATCGCCACTATTGGCTACACGTATAATAATTTCCTGATTGTCCATGATTGAATTAGCTTAACAAAACCGGGATGACCAATCCTAAGAGTATTACCGGGAGGTTGTTCACTGACAGGGGCCGTGGTGAAGGGCTCGTCCTATCAGACGATGCGTCGAGGTCGTGGGGAAAATACATAGAAGTTAGAAGTGCTGTTGTTGGCACTTACTTCAATTATGTGATATGTATTTGCGTTTGTCAATTGCTTAATAAAATTGAGGAACAAAAGTAATTGATATAATTATATGATGCACATAAAATTTTGGTAAAGAATTAAGAACGATAGTTAGTGAACCGGGCGATAATCAAGGCTTTATGTGTCGTGCTTCGTTTTGCTTCTTAATGAATGAAATGATAAGTCCGCTGATGATGATACATACAATGCCCAGCAACGAAACAATATCAGGGAATGCATCACCCAACATCATACCAATGAAAATGCTGAAGATGATGCCTGCATAGCTGATGGCTGAAACAATTCCTGCCTTATCAGCACCGTAAGCTTTGGTCACAAAGTATTGACCAAACAATGCTGATGTACCCATGAGTAAAACCGGAAACCATTCTGTCTGTTGCGGCCAGCGCCAGTTGATGAAAAGAACTTCATCTGCCGGTAATTGCAGTAAGTAACGAAGTAGTGTAAAGAGTAATGGTACAAGCACACCTGTGAGAACAAAAGAGAGAACAATTACTCGTGTGTCGTAATACTTTGTAAGTCGGCCAACGGTTAAATAAGCAATAGCTGAAAGAATACCACTCAACAATCCTGCAAGATGATAATACCACGGAAAATGAATGTTTGGTTTATAGATAAGCAACATGCCGGCAAAACCAAGCAATACAGCCAGCACTACCCAGCGACCTTCATATTCTTTGAACAACAGGAATGAAAATATTGCGATGAACAAAGCAGAAGTAAGATTATAACTCATCGCTGTTCCCAATGGCAAATGTAGAATACAGTAGAGTAACATGTAAACTGCTGATGTACCCATTAGCCCTCGAAAGATGAGTCGGAGCAGTTTGCCGCCTGTTTGTTCGGGTGCACGGTTGATTAAACTGATGGTTATAAACAGTAAGCCAATACTGTTACGCCAGAATACCAACTGCCCGGCATTAAAACTTCCTTTCAATGCTTTGGCAGCACCGCCCATAACAGAAAAACCAAATGCCGCCAACAGCATAAAGAAAATGCCACGATATGTTGGAGAGATGTTCAATTGTTAATTGCCAACATGCTTATTTGCTCTTGGTATAAGGTAGATTTCTTTTTGCCTTCCACCGATGTAACGAAAACCATTCTCATCAAAATAACCATCCTGCTCGAGCATAATGCGGATGCTTTTTTTCCATTCAGGAATATCTGTTGCTGCGTTTAACTCAATGCTATAAGCAGTGCTGTAGTTCATTGGGAAATCGCCTGAGCCAGGCACTCCGCCTTGTTGATCCCACAAACCAATGGTTGGACCGGCTGCATGCCCATGAAAACCGAGTGGATGCGTATAGATGGTTGCAGTAATATTTTCTTTCTTCGCTTGTGCCAATGCATCAGCCAAGATCTGGTTGCCTGTTTTATCTTTTTTGAATTGCGATGTAAGAATATCCTGCAGGCGGTTTGCTTTTGCAAATGCATCACGAATACTTTTTGGCACTTCTGTTTCGCCTGGCTTTAATACATAAGCATGTTCCTGCACATCCGTATTCAATCGCAGATAAGTAATACCAATATCAACATGCAACAGATCACCGGGTTGAATCACATCATCTTTGGGACGATTAGAAAAACTCCGCAGGTGTTCAAAGCTTTGCGGATCGTTGCGTTGAACGGACACCGATGGATGAAACCATGTGCTGTAGCCCATGCTTCTGATCTTTTCACGGAACCACCATACCACATCATCAGTTGTTGTAACGCCGGGTGTAATTACTTTTTCTGAAAACCCTTCTTCAATAATTTTTCTTGTTTCATATACTAATTGTGGATAGATCTGCATCTCTCTTTCTGTTCTTGTTTCTAACCAGTTTACAGCAAGTGTTTCCGCACTCACCACTTTTGATTTGAAAGCAGCAGGAAACTTTTGCATCATTTCGTTATACTCGGTATGATCTAAACCATCTGCATGACCAAAATTGGTTGAGGTGTTGATGCCGATCTTTTTTGGATTACGTGTTGTAATGATATTCATCAATGCATCCCACTGATCGGGAAATTTCTGCATATCCCATTCGGCTTTAATATTCTCACCAACGTTGTAACGGGCAATGGCCAGTTTTTCAAAAACCTTCTTTTCCGGGTTATTATAAAATACAATGATGGTTCTCCGGCGTGCCGAGATCCATGTTGATGGCAACATGGTACGGATAACAGGATCTTCATTGTACTCTCTTGAAATGATCACCCATAGATCAATGCCATTGCGTTCCATTAATACAGGTAGGAGATTATTAAAGCGATCAGCAAGAATTTCATCGATCACTTTCGCCTGCTCACGCATTGGAAGCACTTGTGCATGGCCAAAACAAACAGACGTAAGTATAACAAGGAGTAAAAAATATTTTTTCATACATTTTATTTACGTGTTCGAATGTACGAAAGCCATAAAGTATTACCTGTGTAAGAAAATGACGAGAAAAAAGTTTGTGGAATGAATTTTTACATTATTTTAGCAAACCTTTTAAAAGAAAAAGGTCACCTGTAGAAACAGCTGACCGTTAACGATTGCTTGCCATATAAAAAAATAGATCTGTATCTTTACTTGTCGCTTGGAGCGACTTGATTCTTGGCCGTTTACGATGCTTCCCCTTTAACGATTGCCTGCCATATACTTTTTAAGCCCGAATCCGAAACAAAAGTAAACCTGTTGTTTTTGTACATCAAATCAAATAACGGGTCTTTTTATGACGTCAAAGTCGGGGAAAGACAGTGAAACACAGGCAGGACAAGGGTTTCAGGAAAAAAAAATATTATGGCCAACAGGTTTTCAGATACATTATTTCAATTAGTTCACTCCCTCGAAAAAGCCGAGAAACGGCATTTTAAACTCTACATCAAGCGTAGTTCCTCAAAAGAAGATCTTAAGATCATCCAGCTTTTTGATGCTTTAGACAAAATGCAGGAGTACGACGAACATGTTCTACTCCGCAAACTCACCGATAACAGCAAAACAAAACTCGCCAACCTTAAAACACATTTGTATAAAGAATTACTGGCCAGTTTACGTTTGTTAAAAACAGGTGAGAATGTTGATCTGCAGTTGAGTGAGCACTTAGATAATGCCCGACTTCTCTATAACAAAGGATTAAAACAACAAAGCTTACGCATTATTGAAAAAGCAAAAGAGCTCGCACGTGCTAATCAAAAGTTCAATACGCTTGTACAGTTGATCTCTCTCGAAAAGAAAATTGAAACATTACATATCACCCGCAGCTCTACTGATAAAACAGAGTTGATGGCAGAAGAGGCATTCCAGATCAGCAGTCATATTGATCGTGTAACACGTTTATCAAATCTTGCACTTCTGCTATATCGTTGGTATGTATTGAACGGTCATGCACGTAATGAAGAAGACGAAATAGATATAAAGACTTTTTTCAAAAGTTATCTGCCAAAAGATCTTTCGCTTATCAATGGTTTTTATGAAGAGCTATACCTCTACCAGAGTTATTGCTGGTATGCTTTCATTCGCCAGGATTTTTTAATGTACTATCGTTATGCAGAGAAATGGGTGAACCTGTACAGGGCAGAACCTCATTTGAAAAACATTGAAACGGGTCATTACATCAAAGGAATGCAGGCATTGCTTAATGCGCATTTTGATCTGCGTAACTTCAAAAAGTTTGAAGAGACATTAAAAGAGTTTGAAGAATACGAGAAAACACCTGAAGCACAGTTGCATGATAATTTCCGGACACATACTTCTATTTATATCAACAGTTCAAGAGTCAACGGTCATTTGATGAAGGGCACATTCAAAGAAGGTTTAAAACTGGTGCCGCTTATTGAAGAAAAGCTTAGTGAGTATTCATTATTTGTTGATCAGCACCGAATACTTGTATTCAATTATAAAATTGCATCGTTGTATTTCGGCAATGGCAATTACGAAAAAGCAATTGACTATCTCCACCGTATCATCAACGGACCAATGGACATGCGCATCGATCTGCAGTGTTATTCCCGTTTGATGCATTTGCTGAGTCATTATGAATTGGGTAACTATGAAATTCTTGATTCCCTTAGTAAATCGGTTCACCGTTTTATGGAAAAGATGAAAAATTTGACAACTGTTGAAGAAGCGGTGTTCAAATTCTTAAAGACCAGCTTTACACAATCGCCTGATAAAATTAAAAAGGCGTTGGAAAAATTATTGCAGGATATCAAGCACCTTGAAAAGAACCGTTTCCAGACAAGATCATTCGCTTATCTCGATATTATTTCCTGGGCCGAAAGTAAAGTGTATAACAAAACCATGGAACAGGTGGTGAACGGGAAGTACAAAGCCAGCGAACGCAGGTAAGAATATAGCCGGTGACCCACCTAAAGCCAAACGGTGACCCACCGAAAATCAAATCTTTATCAATCGCTCTACTGCCTGTTGCAGTGTTTTGTTTTGTTTACTGAAACAAAAGCGTACCACTTTATCATCTTTATGATTATGATAAAATGCTGAAAGTGGAATGGTAGCAACTCCTGCTTCTTTGGATAATCGTATGGCGAGATCTTTATCTGATTCATCACTGATGCGACCATAACTGGCACAAACAAAATAACTGCCGCTTGTATTCAGCAGATCAAACTTTGTTTGTTTCATCAGCTCAATAAAATAATCACGCTTTTGTTGCATGAATCGTGGCAGCGATAAGTAAGCATCTTTATTCTTTAAGTATTCTGCCAATGCAACCTGCGCAGGCGTAAAACAACTGAAGCAATTGAACTGGTGTACTTTTCTGAATTCCTTGGTGAAAGCGGCAGGGGCAATACAGTAACCCAGCTTCCACCCTGTGCAGTGATAAGTTTTACCAAAAGAAAAATTCACAAAACTGCGTGCAAATAAGTCCGGATGTTTCAACATACTCTCATGTGGAAGACCATCATAGATCAAATGCTCATACACTTCATCGCTTACAATAAAAATATCGGTACCGGCAACAGTGTTTTTTAATTCAGCGATATCATTTTGATCCAACACACTTCCTGTTGGATTATGCGGTGAGTTGATGAGGATTGCTTTTGTCTTTATTGTGATAGACGCACGCACCAAGTCCCAATCAATTTTATAATCAGGATAAGTTAATGGAAGCGGAACTGCTTTTGCTCCGTTGATCTCGATGTTTGGAATATAACTATCGTAAGCTGGTTCAAACAAAATCACTTCATCACCCGGTTGAAGAATGGTCGTTAACGATGAGTAGATCGCATATGTTCCACCAGGAGTTATGGTGATCTCAGTATCTGGGTTCACTTTTGTTTTATAAAGAAACTCTACTTTTTCTGCCAGACTTTCCCGCAAACCTATCAGGCCCGGCATTGGCGCATATTGATTGTGTCCGTTCTTCATTGCTTCCGCAACTTTCGCTGTTAACTCTTCACTCATGGGGTAATCAGGAAACCCTTGTCCGAGATTCACAGCTTTGTATTCCGTTGCCAATGCGCTCATCACGGTGAAAATGGTCGTGCCTACATTAGGGAGTTTGCTTTTGATCTGCATACCCACAAAGTAAAGAAGAGGAATTGTTTCTGCAGCACTCTTTTTTCTGCCGATAACTTACAGCTGTTAAACAGTTAATTACTTATCTTCCTTTTACTAAACTATTTTAACGATGAATGCAC is part of the Lacibacter sediminis genome and harbors:
- the argC gene encoding N-acetyl-gamma-glutamyl-phosphate reductase, which codes for MQIKVGIIGGAGYTGGELIRLLINHPSAELSFIHSRSNAGEPVYKVHQDLVGETELKFTGELSNDIDVLFLCLGHGESKKFLAENTINEKIKVIDLANDFRLTNSSTIGNRKFVYGLPELNKEQIKSAQNIANPGCFATTLQLGLLPLAKAGLLKDVYTTGITGSTGAGQSLSATSHFSWRANNIQAYKTLTHQHLGEIGESLLQLQPNSDIAVNFVPWRGDFTRGIFISSQLKCEKNLDELNKLYEDFYADAAFTHVIKEAVFLKQVVNTNKCLIQLEKVGDMLVVHSAADNLLKGASGQAVQNMNLLFGLDERTGLNLKASWF
- a CDS encoding GNAT family N-acetyltransferase encodes the protein MDNQEIIIRVANSGDSHYAETITNEMEQSAKARGTGIAKRSPEYVANKMNEGKAVIALTKDGTWVGFCYIETWSHGAFVANSGLIVSPAFRKSGVAKQIKERIFKLSRQLYPEAKIFGLTTGLAVMKINSDLGYEPVTYSELTQDEEFWSGCKSCVNFDILTSKERKNCMCTAMLYDPKDHYEPEETKQYFEENKKGFERLLRFKEWKLLKPFLRKDKEDKGGGESKAKRFLQYFFHL
- the argG gene encoding argininosuccinate synthase — its product is MANKKIVLGFSGGLDTTYCAKYLSDEKGYEIHSVIVNTGGFSEEELKKIEAHAYKLGVKSHTTVDAVKGYYERIIKFLVFGNCLKNNTYPLSVSAERLSQALHIAEHAKKLNADAVAHGSTGAGNDQVRFDMIFHIMIPGVEIITPIRDMKLSREEEISYLKSKGVEMNFEKAAYSINKGLWGTSIGGKETLNSKGMLPEEAWPTQVTKNGSEEVKLHFEKGELKAVNDQQFDHPVDAINHLQTIAGAYGIARDIHVGDTIIGIKGRVGFEAAAPMVILKAHHALEKHVLTKWQLQWKDTLAQFYGNWMHEGQILDPVMRDIEAYFISSQQNVTGDVFVQLMPYRFQVIGIDSKYDLMSSKFGKYGEMNTGFTGDDVRGFSKIFGNQTSIWTSVQAENEK
- a CDS encoding DMT family transporter; translated protein: MNISPTYRGIFFMLLAAFGFSVMGGAAKALKGSFNAGQLVFWRNSIGLLFITISLINRAPEQTGGKLLRLIFRGLMGTSAVYMLLYCILHLPLGTAMSYNLTSALFIAIFSFLLFKEYEGRWVVLAVLLGFAGMLLIYKPNIHFPWYYHLAGLLSGILSAIAYLTVGRLTKYYDTRVIVLSFVLTGVLVPLLFTLLRYLLQLPADEVLFINWRWPQQTEWFPVLLMGTSALFGQYFVTKAYGADKAGIVSAISYAGIIFSIFIGMMLGDAFPDIVSLLGIVCIIISGLIISFIKKQNEARHIKP
- a CDS encoding M24 family metallopeptidase; this encodes MKKYFLLLVILTSVCFGHAQVLPMREQAKVIDEILADRFNNLLPVLMERNGIDLWVIISREYNEDPVIRTMLPSTWISARRRTIIVFYNNPEKKVFEKLAIARYNVGENIKAEWDMQKFPDQWDALMNIITTRNPKKIGINTSTNFGHADGLDHTEYNEMMQKFPAAFKSKVVSAETLAVNWLETRTEREMQIYPQLVYETRKIIEEGFSEKVITPGVTTTDDVVWWFREKIRSMGYSTWFHPSVSVQRNDPQSFEHLRSFSNRPKDDVIQPGDLLHVDIGITYLRLNTDVQEHAYVLKPGETEVPKSIRDAFAKANRLQDILTSQFKKDKTGNQILADALAQAKKENITATIYTHPLGFHGHAAGPTIGLWDQQGGVPGSGDFPMNYSTAYSIELNAATDIPEWKKSIRIMLEQDGYFDENGFRYIGGRQKEIYLIPRANKHVGN
- a CDS encoding methionine aminotransferase, translating into MQIKSKLPNVGTTIFTVMSALATEYKAVNLGQGFPDYPMSEELTAKVAEAMKNGHNQYAPMPGLIGLRESLAEKVEFLYKTKVNPDTEITITPGGTYAIYSSLTTILQPGDEVILFEPAYDSYIPNIEINGAKAVPLPLTYPDYKIDWDLVRASITIKTKAILINSPHNPTGSVLDQNDIAELKNTVAGTDIFIVSDEVYEHLIYDGLPHESMLKHPDLFARSFVNFSFGKTYHCTGWKLGYCIAPAAFTKEFRKVHQFNCFSCFTPAQVALAEYLKNKDAYLSLPRFMQQKRDYFIELMKQTKFDLLNTSGSYFVCASYGRISDESDKDLAIRLSKEAGVATIPLSAFYHNHKDDKVVRFCFSKQNKTLQQAVERLIKI